From one uncultured Fibrobacter sp. genomic stretch:
- a CDS encoding putative bifunctional diguanylate cyclase/phosphodiesterase, with amino-acid sequence MGKTRKKAQKQLSLPSYSNLEYVFRKKKKNYPTNRYIIWEKGEKSMRLTFAIIYILLIILLGVFGAIARKSKKSIGYAVSLLLFSFIVPIMGNLFIVLSSNQLLSTIGSYIYFIGMDLMAFSLFDFTLVYCNISWRKNKKKCYIIYTLLTLDILQYFFNPFLGQAFGMEAITVDGYPYYRLIPHVGQFFHRIAVYIAFFVSLSIFLAKAIRVPRIYAEKYNVIFFTMVVAGIWQSYYIFSRTPIDRSMIAMAVCGMFIFYFSLFFRPYRLLDRMLAKIASQMPEAIYFFDANERCIWANSNGCKLLVIHSDNYESVQHRLAAMFDDLGEGMDHWASKQVVGSGRDTRYFSLKKHLVSDEKYRKIGSFLTIQDNTPDVLKQQRDMYEATHDKLTGMFTKEHLFNVIRSNLDNRKDVDYSIAYFDIKDFKMVNDIFGKDVGDKVLVRVANWIRENARDNWIYGRIGGDAFGVCFPTNLVRLPLVEDKLAKFVISNGTIDQHILMHVGIYHITDPSIDISIMFDRAHLAQTSIKNEYNTHIALYDDKMRDQVLWGQKISTELEDAIKKRQIVPYLQPIVDNKGTIIGAEALVRWLHPTEGFLPPFTFIPLFEKNGMIADVDKYIWRCACEILASWTGEKEKLFISVNISPKDFYFMDVFAEIDKLVKEFKINPNRLRIEITETVMMTDAESRMAILKRFRDNGYIVEMDDFGSGYSSLNQLKDMPLDVLKIDMKFLSKAEDNQKAETILRNILRLSSDLGLFSLTEGVETKDQYNMLNQMGCNLFQGYYFAKPMSVSDYEKLCDAKK; translated from the coding sequence ATGGGGAAAACACGCAAAAAAGCCCAAAAACAGCTTTCTCTCCCATCATATTCCAATTTGGAGTATGTTTTTCGTAAAAAAAAGAAAAATTACCCAACTAATAGATATATTATATGGGAGAAGGGCGAAAAATCCATGAGACTTACGTTTGCAATCATCTATATCTTATTAATAATCCTTTTAGGGGTTTTTGGAGCGATTGCGCGGAAATCAAAAAAATCCATTGGATACGCCGTATCCCTTCTTCTATTTTCATTCATTGTTCCCATTATGGGAAACCTCTTCATCGTCCTTTCCAGCAACCAGCTTCTTTCGACCATCGGTAGTTATATCTACTTCATCGGCATGGACTTGATGGCATTCAGCCTGTTTGACTTCACGCTGGTCTACTGCAACATATCGTGGAGAAAAAACAAAAAAAAATGCTATATCATCTATACGCTTTTAACCCTAGACATTCTTCAATATTTCTTTAATCCCTTCCTGGGGCAAGCTTTCGGCATGGAAGCCATCACTGTAGACGGTTACCCCTACTACAGGCTCATTCCACACGTAGGGCAATTCTTCCACCGTATTGCAGTCTATATAGCATTCTTCGTATCGCTTTCCATATTCCTTGCCAAAGCCATACGCGTCCCCCGCATTTATGCCGAAAAATACAACGTCATATTCTTCACCATGGTCGTGGCCGGGATATGGCAGTCGTACTATATATTCTCGAGAACCCCGATTGACCGTTCCATGATTGCCATGGCCGTTTGCGGGATGTTCATCTTCTATTTTTCGCTTTTCTTCAGACCTTACAGGCTCTTGGACCGAATGCTTGCCAAGATAGCCTCTCAGATGCCCGAAGCCATCTACTTCTTTGACGCCAACGAACGTTGCATTTGGGCAAACAGTAACGGCTGCAAGCTGCTCGTTATCCATAGCGACAACTACGAAAGTGTTCAACACAGGCTTGCCGCCATGTTCGACGACCTGGGCGAAGGCATGGATCATTGGGCCTCTAAGCAAGTTGTGGGCTCCGGAAGGGACACTCGATATTTCTCGCTTAAAAAGCACCTTGTCTCAGACGAAAAGTACCGAAAAATTGGATCGTTCTTGACGATTCAGGACAACACCCCCGATGTCCTCAAGCAACAAAGAGACATGTACGAGGCCACCCATGACAAGCTCACAGGCATGTTCACCAAGGAACATCTGTTCAATGTTATCAGGAGCAACCTCGACAACAGAAAAGATGTCGACTACTCTATCGCCTACTTCGACATCAAGGATTTCAAAATGGTCAACGACATCTTTGGTAAAGATGTGGGCGACAAAGTGCTTGTAAGAGTTGCAAACTGGATTAGGGAAAACGCCAGGGACAATTGGATTTACGGACGAATTGGCGGTGACGCCTTCGGTGTTTGTTTCCCGACAAACCTTGTCCGACTGCCCTTAGTCGAAGACAAACTTGCAAAATTTGTCATTTCGAATGGTACGATTGACCAACACATTTTGATGCATGTGGGCATTTACCATATAACGGATCCGAGCATTGACATATCAATTATGTTCGACCGCGCCCACCTCGCCCAGACAAGCATCAAGAACGAATATAACACGCATATTGCCCTATACGATGACAAAATGCGAGACCAAGTGCTGTGGGGCCAAAAGATATCGACCGAACTCGAAGATGCTATTAAGAAGCGTCAGATTGTCCCCTACCTGCAGCCTATCGTAGACAACAAGGGAACCATTATCGGAGCCGAAGCCCTGGTGCGCTGGCTTCACCCCACTGAAGGATTCCTCCCGCCCTTCACGTTCATACCCTTATTCGAAAAGAACGGCATGATTGCCGACGTGGACAAATACATTTGGCGCTGCGCCTGTGAAATTCTTGCCTCCTGGACCGGCGAAAAAGAAAAGCTCTTCATTTCGGTCAACATTTCGCCCAAAGACTTCTACTTCATGGATGTCTTCGCCGAAATCGACAAGCTCGTCAAAGAATTCAAGATTAACCCGAACCGTCTGCGTATTGAAATCACGGAAACGGTCATGATGACCGACGCCGAAAGCCGCATGGCCATATTGAAGCGATTCCGCGACAACGGATACATTGTCGAAATGGACGACTTCGGTAGCGGTTATTCTTCGTTGAACCAGCTCAAGGACATGCCTCTTGACGTCTTGAAAATTGACATGAAGTTCCTGAGCAAAGCCGAAGACAACCAGAAAGCCGAAACAATCCTCAGGAACATCCTCAGACTTTCGAGCGATCTTGGTCTATTCTCGCTCACCGAAGGTGTCGAAACCAAAGATCAATACAATATGTTGAACCAAATGGGCTGTAATTTATTCCAAGGTTACTACTTTGCAAAGCCCATGTCGGTAAGCGACTACGAAAAACTTTGCGACGCAAAAAAATGA
- the smc gene encoding chromosome segregation protein SMC, producing the protein MQITKLKIFGFKSFAQRTEINFPTKGLTAVVGPNGCGKSNITDAIRWVLGEQKAASLRMSKMQDVIFSGTEERAAMSLAEVSIVIDNSDGTLNSEYSEVIVTRRVHRDGSGEYLINNQECRLRDVHALLFDSGLGSSTYSQMNADMIKAVLSDKADDRRVLFEEAAGVSKYKQQRKETRRQLERVQMDMERVEDNLRSVRRSVKLYETQAEKVNEYKRLSKRLRELDLSVSIDKFEDMKEGLTTLDTATRRLNHDVENSKTNATVLQAKIDEKKLLIAEDENAYRDLEREVQKATIELNDLNNSMGRIRDVISNLEAANEKSQEEIDRNTGKVQELLDERARLEEENAVLSSDSDVDEMNALLEREREILQVMRDKVDDLRTQSRELSNERLQKTNQVNSLKSRFERMDAESGLLQANLTKWRGEMEQVQSQKANAESALADINAGLEAADADLERLTEQRSTREERLDAERADLLEAQKKLQELKNEVARLTSRIDVLQSVANEGTDASRWLMEHKADLVGGLLSERIEAAPEYAAQVEAALGDLMDAVVVASDDAAIAAVDAMKGENVGKAVLALVGAGAEPYSGTLQGDGVVGCLKDYVTADEQIAGWLKALLSRYFVVDSLQTAVRLARAMRGDDLCFVAPEGIVRTSGLMSSGTATSGTLSRKNEIAEANSLLEGVNLEVAQAEEEIGRLQDLVDEDTQMLASLVDEIREKEDMKRGGNAGISIQNNIIAGCDRRLAQLQGEMQNAESKIQAAEASKNSDQELMDAQASLEKIEEEYSRVNDELSEQDTMFREKEENVRELERSAQDKTAKLTQNTNRLNYIAEQVEFLENAIQDRKAEIEKNQAAIQKNEEDGRGVADQVQSKDSALRELENQRDLAREKYELVSGDLEEWRSEVNRLRDDMIEKMKELNDVGRRQEALQANLDRLTERITNEYSVDLANPDDIERVEYSQPEADREIRELRGKIKELGPINVNVMEDYEDEKKRLLEVEAQFDDLDRARASLDRTITKLDDIARSRYLDTFARIQKNFQFVFSKLFLNGETKMSLVEKVDEMGKPMDILDADIEINVRPTGKKMRGIKALSGGEHALTATALLFAIYMEKPSPYCVLDEVDGPLDDANVGRFMALLREFSKQTLFIVVTHNKRTMAEADMLYGVTQEIKGISRIASVQLADATKFAI; encoded by the coding sequence GTGCAGATTACAAAACTAAAGATTTTTGGCTTTAAGTCCTTTGCCCAAAGGACCGAAATCAACTTCCCCACGAAGGGTCTTACGGCCGTGGTGGGGCCGAATGGTTGCGGTAAGTCGAACATTACCGACGCTATCCGCTGGGTTTTGGGTGAACAGAAGGCAGCATCGCTCCGTATGAGCAAGATGCAGGACGTGATTTTTAGCGGTACCGAAGAACGTGCCGCCATGAGCCTCGCTGAAGTCTCCATTGTGATCGATAACAGCGATGGTACCCTGAATTCTGAATATTCCGAAGTGATTGTGACCCGTCGTGTACACCGTGACGGGTCGGGCGAATACCTGATTAACAACCAGGAATGCCGCCTGCGTGACGTTCATGCCCTGCTTTTTGACTCGGGCCTTGGTTCCAGTACCTATTCGCAGATGAACGCCGACATGATCAAGGCGGTTTTGAGCGATAAGGCCGACGACCGCCGCGTGCTGTTCGAAGAAGCCGCCGGCGTGAGCAAGTACAAACAGCAGCGCAAGGAAACCCGTCGCCAGCTGGAACGCGTGCAGATGGACATGGAACGCGTGGAAGACAACTTGCGCAGTGTGCGCCGTTCCGTAAAGCTGTACGAAACCCAGGCTGAAAAGGTGAACGAGTACAAGCGCCTTTCTAAGCGCCTGCGCGAATTGGACCTGTCGGTCAGTATTGACAAGTTTGAAGACATGAAAGAGGGCTTGACGACCCTCGATACCGCAACCCGCCGTCTGAACCACGATGTGGAAAATTCGAAGACGAATGCGACGGTGTTGCAGGCAAAGATTGACGAAAAGAAGCTGTTGATTGCCGAAGACGAAAACGCCTACCGCGACTTGGAACGCGAGGTGCAGAAGGCAACTATCGAACTCAACGACTTGAACAACAGCATGGGCCGCATTCGCGACGTGATTTCCAACTTGGAAGCCGCGAATGAAAAGTCCCAGGAAGAAATTGACCGCAACACGGGCAAGGTCCAGGAACTCCTGGATGAACGCGCCCGTCTTGAAGAAGAAAATGCGGTGCTCAGTTCCGACAGCGACGTGGACGAAATGAACGCCCTGCTGGAGCGTGAACGTGAAATTTTGCAGGTCATGCGCGACAAGGTGGACGACCTGCGTACCCAGTCAAGGGAACTTTCGAACGAACGCCTGCAGAAGACGAACCAGGTGAACTCCCTCAAGAGCCGTTTCGAGCGTATGGATGCCGAATCGGGTCTGTTGCAGGCGAACCTCACCAAGTGGCGTGGCGAAATGGAACAGGTGCAGTCGCAGAAGGCGAATGCCGAATCTGCCCTGGCCGACATCAATGCGGGCCTCGAAGCCGCCGATGCCGACCTGGAACGCCTTACCGAGCAGCGCTCAACGCGCGAAGAAAGGCTCGATGCCGAACGCGCCGACTTGCTCGAAGCCCAGAAGAAACTGCAGGAACTGAAGAACGAGGTGGCAAGGCTCACCTCTCGAATCGACGTTTTACAGAGCGTTGCCAACGAGGGCACCGACGCTAGCCGCTGGCTTATGGAGCATAAGGCGGACCTGGTGGGCGGGCTCCTGTCGGAACGTATCGAAGCCGCGCCCGAATATGCCGCTCAAGTGGAGGCCGCCCTCGGTGACTTGATGGATGCCGTGGTGGTTGCCTCGGACGATGCGGCAATTGCCGCAGTGGATGCCATGAAGGGCGAAAATGTGGGCAAGGCGGTGCTTGCGCTGGTGGGTGCCGGTGCCGAACCCTATTCCGGCACGCTCCAGGGCGATGGCGTTGTAGGTTGCCTCAAGGATTACGTGACTGCCGACGAACAGATTGCAGGCTGGCTCAAGGCGCTGCTTTCTCGTTACTTTGTCGTAGATTCTTTGCAGACTGCGGTGCGCCTTGCGCGAGCCATGCGCGGAGATGACCTCTGCTTTGTGGCTCCCGAAGGCATTGTGCGTACGAGCGGCCTCATGAGCAGCGGTACGGCGACTTCTGGAACGCTCAGCCGCAAGAACGAAATTGCCGAGGCGAACAGCCTGTTGGAAGGCGTGAACCTCGAAGTGGCTCAGGCCGAAGAAGAAATTGGCCGCTTGCAGGATTTGGTCGACGAAGACACGCAGATGCTTGCCTCGTTGGTCGACGAAATCCGCGAAAAAGAAGATATGAAGCGCGGCGGAAACGCCGGCATTTCGATCCAGAATAACATTATCGCCGGTTGCGACCGCAGACTTGCGCAGTTGCAGGGCGAAATGCAGAACGCCGAATCCAAGATTCAGGCGGCAGAAGCCTCCAAGAACAGCGACCAGGAACTCATGGACGCCCAGGCTTCTCTCGAAAAGATCGAAGAAGAATATTCTCGCGTGAACGACGAACTTTCGGAACAGGATACGATGTTCCGCGAAAAGGAAGAAAACGTTCGCGAACTGGAGCGCAGCGCCCAGGACAAGACGGCAAAGCTCACGCAGAATACGAACCGCCTGAACTACATCGCCGAACAGGTGGAATTCCTGGAAAATGCAATTCAGGACCGTAAGGCAGAAATTGAAAAGAACCAGGCCGCCATCCAGAAGAACGAGGAAGACGGTAGGGGAGTCGCCGACCAGGTGCAGAGCAAGGATTCCGCTCTCCGCGAACTGGAAAATCAGCGCGACTTGGCCCGTGAAAAGTACGAACTTGTTTCGGGCGACCTCGAAGAATGGCGTAGCGAAGTTAACCGCCTCCGCGACGACATGATCGAGAAAATGAAGGAATTGAACGATGTGGGCCGCAGGCAGGAAGCCTTGCAGGCAAACCTCGACCGCCTGACCGAACGTATTACAAACGAATACAGTGTAGACCTTGCGAACCCCGACGACATCGAGCGTGTGGAATATAGCCAGCCCGAAGCCGACCGTGAAATCCGCGAACTCCGCGGAAAGATCAAGGAACTGGGCCCCATCAACGTGAATGTGATGGAAGACTACGAAGACGAAAAGAAGCGCCTTCTGGAAGTGGAAGCGCAGTTCGACGACCTGGACCGTGCCCGCGCCTCGCTCGACCGCACCATCACCAAGCTCGACGACATCGCCCGCAGCCGCTACCTCGATACGTTTGCGCGTATTCAGAAGAACTTCCAGTTCGTGTTCAGCAAGCTGTTCCTGAACGGCGAAACCAAGATGAGCCTAGTCGAAAAGGTGGACGAAATGGGCAAGCCCATGGATATCCTCGACGCCGACATCGAAATCAACGTGCGCCCCACGGGTAAGAAAATGCGCGGTATCAAGGCGCTTTCCGGCGGTGAACACGCCCTGACCGCAACGGCCTTGCTGTTCGCTATCTACATGGAAAAGCCGTCGCCGTACTGCGTGCTGGACGAAGTCGACGGCCCGCTCGATGACGCTAACGTGGGCCGCTTCATGGCGCTGCTCCGCGAATTCAGCAAGCAGACCTTGTTCATCGTGGTGACGCATAACAAGCGTACCATGGCCGAAGCCGACATGCTCTACGGTGTGACGCAGGAAATCAAGGGTATTTCCCGCATCGCCAGCGTGCAGTTGGCTGATGCAACGAAGTTTGCGATATAA